The window GGCCCCGCAATGCCGTTTATTGGCGTTCAAATCAAGCCGCGCGTGCCGCCGGCGAGGCGGTTCTGGCCCGGCGAGAGGGGGCCGTCCGGCCGGTGGCCACGATCAGGCCCGCCGCGCCATCGAGCGCGCCGGGGCGCAGTTCGAGGCCGAGCAGGCGATGCCGCTCGAACGGGCCGGGCAGCGACATGCCCTCCATCTTCGCCGGGGAGAAGCCGAAGCGGCTGTAATAGGGTTCGTCGCCGAGCAGGATCACCGCGCCATGGCCGAGCGCCGTCGCCGCGGCGATGGCGTGCTTCATCAGCTCGGCGCCGATGCCCAGTTCGCGGCACGACGGATCGACGGCCAGGGGGCCAAGCATCAAGGCTGCCTGGCCCCCGGCATCGACATGCCAGAGCCTGATCGTACCGACCAGCCTGCCTTGCGCCACCACCGAGAAGGCAAGGCCTTCGGCGGGCAGTCGTCCGTCACGCAGTCGCTGGCAGGTGCGGGCATGGCGCGAGGCGCCGAAGCACACATCCAGCAGCGCTTCGCGCGCGGCGATGTCGGAGCCACGTTCCGCACGGATCGCGAACGGGGTGGCTGCGATGGTCAGGGCAACAGTGTTGTTGGTGGCGGTCTTTTGCAGAGCAGTCGTCATGGCATGTCATTCCCCGCTGCATTTTGCGCAGCGTTGTCATCCGGATAATGGAGGTGACGGGGTGGGAGCCGGCGAACCGGCTCCCGGTTATTCAGAGCAAAAAGGCGCTCAGATGTGGAAAGTGCGCAGCGGCGGGAAGCCGTTGAACGCCACCGACGAGTAGGTCGACGTATACGCGCCGGTGCCTTCGATCAGCAGCTTGTCGCCGATCTCGAGCGTCACCGGAAGCGGGTACGGCAGCTTCTCGTACATCACGTCGGCGCTATCGCAGGTCGGGCCCGCGAGCACGCACGGCGTCATCTCGGCGCCGTCATGCGGCGTCTTGATGGCGTAGCGGATCGACTCGTCCATCGTCTCGGCGAGACCGCCGAACTTGCCGATGTCCAGGTACACCCAGCGCACATCGTCCTCGTCGCTCTTCTTGGAGATCAGAACGACTTCGGTCTCGATGATGCCGGCATTGCCGACCATGCCGCGACCCGGCTCGATGATGGTCTCCGGGATCGCGTTGCCGAAATGCTTGCGCAGCGCACGGAAGATCGAACGGCCGTACTGCACGACCGCCGGGACTTCCTTGAGGTACTTGGTCGGGAATCCGCCACCCATGTTGACCATGGAGAGGTTGATGCCACGCTCCGCACAGTCGCGGAACACCGACGACGCCATCGACAGTGCGCGATCCCACGCCTTCACCTTGCGCTGCTGCGAACCGACATGGAACGAGATGCCATACGGCTCCAGGCCCAGACGCTTGGCGAGGTCGAGGACATCGACCGCCATCTCCGGGTCGCAACCGAACTTGCGCGACAGCGGCCACTCGGCGCCGGCACAGTCGTAGAGGATGCGGCAGAACACCTTGGCGCCGGGAGCGGCGCGGGCGATCTTCTCGACCTCTGCGGTGCAGTCCACCGAGAACAGGCGAA is drawn from Nitrobacteraceae bacterium AZCC 2146 and contains these coding sequences:
- a CDS encoding putative N-acetyltransferase YhbS (product_source=COG3153; cath_funfam=3.40.630.30; cog=COG3153; pfam=PF00583; superfamily=55729); this translates as MTTALQKTATNNTVALTIAATPFAIRAERGSDIAAREALLDVCFGASRHARTCQRLRDGRLPAEGLAFSVVAQGRLVGTIRLWHVDAGGQAALMLGPLAVDPSCRELGIGAELMKHAIAAATALGHGAVILLGDEPYYSRFGFSPAKMEGMSLPGPFERHRLLGLELRPGALDGAAGLIVATGRTAPSRRARTASPAARAA
- a CDS encoding ornithine decarboxylase (product_source=KO:K01581; cath_funfam=2.40.37.10,3.20.20.10; cog=COG0019; ko=KO:K01581; pfam=PF00278,PF02784; superfamily=51419), which encodes MTERIQEFLRARRNEGQDLEPCLVVDLEVVRDNFQSFAKALPDSRVFYAVKANPAPEVLSLLASMGSCFDCASVQEIQMALDAGATPERVSFGNTIKKERDIARAFALGIRLFSVDCTAEVEKIARAAPGAKVFCRILYDCAGAEWPLSRKFGCDPEMAVDVLDLAKRLGLEPYGISFHVGSQQRKVKAWDRALSMASSVFRDCAERGINLSMVNMGGGFPTKYLKEVPAVVQYGRSIFRALRKHFGNAIPETIIEPGRGMVGNAGIIETEVVLISKKSDEDDVRWVYLDIGKFGGLAETMDESIRYAIKTPHDGAEMTPCVLAGPTCDSADVMYEKLPYPLPVTLEIGDKLLIEGTGAYTSTYSSVAFNGFPPLRTFHI